Proteins encoded together in one Kutzneria kofuensis window:
- a CDS encoding RHS repeat-associated core domain-containing protein, translating into MRRRTRVVAGVLPVALVSTMLSLLTPTAAWAGEPSVPLPGTPSTPVSQQQMGSRPADQATSSELHGNQPASTGTVDGGGTDKASPLSPSASWDVSAQTGDFSWSYPLRVPPSAGQLDPKLAIGYTSSSVDGRTSATNNQASWIGDGWDLSVGFIERSYIPCAGDTTPVKVGDLCWRSDNAFASYGGGGGQLIRDDKTGAWRNKTDDGSRIERLTGTANGDNDGESWKITTVDGTQYLFGSRPESNSTWTVPVFGNDSGEPCHAAAFADSHCVQAWRWNLDKVIDRHGNVIEYDYDKETNSYGLNNQDAAASYTRGGVLKEALYGLREGSGAQATDRVVFTSADRCVPGSDCTPDKKDNWPDVAWDDKCDTATCKDKNSPTFWSTKRLSQVTTQVLAGSSYQDVESWTLDQQFPASGDGEKPALWLKSITHTGKAHGLTPITLPSVRFEGTKFPNRVDKVDGLGPLLRYRVTAVVSETGGVTTITYADPDCSPTTLPAKPETNTQRCYPAKWAKKDFSERTDYFNKYVVAQVAESDMIAANTEDVTSYSYLDGAAWAYDTSEFTKDADRNWNEFRGYGRVRITKGKADDPAGPQTMTEQRFYRGMDGDHLPTGARSVTVTDSEGGVRKDDAWLQGFEYESQAHNGTSEQIVSKSVMTPSVQGPTATRGNLKAYLVKTGTTVSYAALSAGGWRTTRTELGYDDLGQVVSTNDLGDVATAADDRCTRTTYARNTDKWLISYPSQTETVSVACTATAKYPDNAVSGTRNSYDGNAFGTAPSAGDVTKTEVLDSYPATGAVYITSGTAAFDAMGRKTATADALGRTTTTAYTPATGGPLTQTVVTNPLGQAITSSYDTVSGKQTKQVDENGRVTETAYDALGNKTEVWYPNRSRASQSGNVKFSYAYHNDAPSVVTTSTLGPNGNYTVSNELYDGLLRLRQTQSPATGGGRLITDTKYDSQGRTYKTTHPYFNDAPVDDKLWVASDVDVPQQTVTLYDGADREATDIVKGGADEIWRTVNSYDGDRVTVSPPTGSMASTAITDARGHTVELRQYHGNVPTGDYDVTTYTYGPNDKLLTTTDPAGNTWRRSYDLRGNQTRDDDVDKGTSTMTYDAANELLSSTDARGTSLFYDYDKLGRKLTERTGSATGTIQAQWTYDTAPFGKGQPATSTRYVNGKAYTSTVLGYNALDKAISTQITIPDSEGALAGTYTTSRKYNVDGTLSGYGYAAAGDLPAESLTLGYDDLAQLTTLSGGLDGATADYVTDTQYTRYGEVARTQLGDTGKRVWLSNYYDDHTRRLTRAIVDAEVPSPMQSDVHYSYDKSGNITSIADTPQGKPADVQCFTLDYQQRITEAWTPAGDCSAAPTAAGLTGPAPYWQSFTYDKIGNRLTETQHAAAGDTVSTGAFPAAGHSLTSVSTTGPGGPKTSKFVYDATGNTITRELPGTTQQLVWDGEGRLAKVTQGSDVTEFVYDADGSRLIRRDATGSTLFLDGQELQLTTAGAVTTTRYYQCGGSTVAVRDHTGLTWLASDHQGTAQISIDSNTLKVTQRRQTPFGEPRGGAVDFPGDKGFVGGTIDKSVGLTELGAREYDPTLGRFLSVDPQMDLTDPQQLQGYTYADNNPISKMDPSGKNWLSSAWNSVTSAVGTAAKAVGSAVASGASYVYNQVKNNKGLAAIGLGMLAICIPATWPAAIAMGLAVASTGLTVWDMKDLTEQKRAREKAGLSTTKQDLLFGVDAVGLALGGASAAHGSLGNNIHDDAAAIYPRDMGAGRKLAGVAEDHAALSGATNLAGMGTVAEGMVADSCIDPGPTAALPCAQKVPDPLDNNWCSSSGMCVCVDTETAERIRGQRVAGPPVRRPSYNLGPQRGPSRSTYGSAEANRTGIYQTTDGFFHRTDGHGLAFF; encoded by the coding sequence ATGCGAAGAAGAACCCGGGTCGTCGCGGGCGTGCTGCCCGTGGCGCTCGTGTCCACCATGCTCTCGCTGCTCACGCCGACCGCGGCGTGGGCGGGAGAGCCGTCCGTTCCGTTGCCGGGCACCCCGTCGACCCCGGTCAGCCAGCAGCAGATGGGCAGCCGGCCGGCTGATCAGGCGACCAGCAGCGAGCTGCACGGCAACCAACCGGCCAGCACCGGCACGGTGGACGGCGGCGGCACCGACAAGGCCAGCCCGCTGTCCCCGTCGGCGTCGTGGGACGTCTCGGCGCAGACCGGCGACTTCAGCTGGTCCTACCCGCTGCGCGTGCCGCCGTCGGCCGGGCAGCTCGACCCCAAGCTCGCCATCGGCTACACATCGTCCAGTGTGGACGGTCGAACCAGTGCCACGAACAACCAGGCGTCGTGGATCGGCGACGGCTGGGACCTGTCGGTCGGGTTCATCGAGCGCAGCTACATCCCGTGCGCCGGCGACACGACGCCGGTCAAGGTCGGCGACCTGTGCTGGCGTAGCGACAACGCCTTCGCCTCCTACGGCGGTGGCGGCGGCCAGCTCATCCGTGACGACAAGACCGGGGCCTGGCGCAACAAGACCGACGACGGGTCGCGCATCGAGCGCCTGACCGGCACGGCCAACGGCGACAACGACGGCGAGTCGTGGAAGATCACCACCGTCGACGGCACCCAGTACCTGTTCGGGTCCCGGCCGGAGTCGAACTCCACGTGGACCGTCCCGGTGTTCGGCAACGACAGCGGAGAGCCCTGCCACGCCGCGGCCTTCGCCGACTCGCACTGCGTGCAGGCGTGGCGGTGGAACCTGGACAAGGTGATCGACCGGCACGGCAACGTCATCGAGTACGACTACGACAAGGAAACCAACTCCTACGGCCTGAACAACCAGGACGCGGCGGCCTCGTACACCCGGGGCGGCGTCCTGAAGGAGGCCCTGTACGGTCTTCGTGAGGGCTCCGGGGCGCAGGCCACCGACCGGGTAGTGTTCACCAGCGCGGACCGCTGCGTTCCCGGCAGTGACTGCACGCCCGACAAGAAGGACAACTGGCCGGACGTCGCCTGGGACGACAAGTGCGACACGGCCACCTGCAAGGACAAGAACTCGCCGACCTTCTGGTCGACCAAGCGGCTGTCCCAGGTCACCACGCAGGTGCTGGCCGGATCGTCCTATCAGGACGTCGAGTCGTGGACGCTGGACCAGCAGTTCCCGGCCAGCGGCGACGGCGAGAAGCCCGCGCTGTGGCTGAAGTCCATCACGCACACCGGCAAGGCCCACGGGCTGACCCCGATCACCCTGCCGTCGGTGCGCTTCGAGGGCACCAAGTTCCCCAACCGGGTGGACAAGGTGGACGGTCTCGGCCCGCTGCTGCGGTACCGGGTGACGGCCGTGGTCTCGGAGACCGGCGGCGTCACCACCATCACCTACGCCGACCCGGACTGCTCGCCGACGACCCTGCCGGCCAAGCCGGAGACCAACACCCAGCGCTGCTATCCGGCGAAGTGGGCCAAGAAGGACTTCTCCGAGCGCACCGACTACTTCAACAAGTACGTCGTCGCGCAGGTCGCCGAATCCGACATGATCGCCGCGAACACCGAGGACGTCACCAGCTACTCCTACCTCGACGGCGCGGCGTGGGCGTACGACACCTCCGAGTTCACCAAGGACGCCGACCGGAACTGGAACGAGTTCCGCGGCTACGGCCGGGTGCGGATCACCAAGGGCAAGGCCGACGACCCGGCCGGTCCGCAGACCATGACCGAGCAGCGGTTCTACCGCGGCATGGACGGCGACCACCTGCCCACCGGCGCCCGGTCGGTCACCGTCACCGACTCCGAGGGCGGCGTGCGCAAGGACGACGCCTGGCTGCAGGGCTTCGAGTACGAGTCGCAGGCCCACAACGGCACCAGCGAGCAGATCGTGTCCAAGTCCGTCATGACGCCGTCCGTGCAGGGACCGACCGCCACCCGCGGCAACCTCAAGGCGTACCTCGTCAAGACCGGCACGACCGTGAGCTACGCCGCGCTGTCCGCCGGCGGCTGGCGCACGACCAGGACCGAGCTGGGCTACGACGACCTCGGCCAGGTCGTCTCCACCAACGACCTGGGCGACGTCGCCACCGCCGCCGACGACCGGTGCACCCGCACCACCTACGCCCGCAACACCGACAAGTGGCTGATCTCCTACCCGTCCCAGACGGAAACGGTGTCAGTCGCCTGCACTGCGACGGCCAAGTACCCGGACAACGCCGTCTCCGGCACCCGGAACTCGTACGACGGCAACGCCTTCGGCACCGCGCCCAGCGCCGGCGACGTCACCAAGACCGAGGTGCTCGACAGCTATCCCGCCACGGGGGCCGTCTACATCACCTCGGGTACCGCAGCCTTCGATGCCATGGGCCGCAAGACCGCTACCGCCGACGCGCTCGGGCGCACGACCACCACCGCCTACACCCCGGCGACCGGCGGACCGCTCACGCAGACCGTGGTGACCAACCCGCTGGGCCAGGCCATCACGTCCAGCTACGACACGGTGTCCGGCAAGCAGACCAAGCAGGTCGACGAGAACGGCCGGGTCACCGAGACCGCGTACGACGCGCTCGGCAACAAGACCGAGGTGTGGTACCCGAACCGGTCCCGCGCCAGCCAGAGCGGCAACGTGAAGTTCTCCTACGCCTACCACAACGACGCGCCGAGCGTGGTCACCACCTCGACGCTGGGCCCCAACGGCAACTACACCGTCAGCAACGAGCTGTACGACGGCCTGCTTCGGCTGCGGCAGACGCAGTCTCCCGCGACGGGCGGCGGTCGGCTCATCACCGACACGAAGTACGACTCGCAGGGCCGGACCTACAAGACCACGCATCCGTACTTCAACGACGCCCCGGTCGACGACAAACTGTGGGTGGCGTCCGATGTGGACGTTCCGCAGCAGACCGTGACCCTGTACGACGGTGCTGACCGCGAGGCGACCGACATCGTCAAGGGCGGCGCCGACGAGATCTGGCGCACGGTCAACTCCTACGACGGCGACCGGGTGACCGTCTCGCCGCCCACCGGCAGCATGGCCAGCACCGCGATCACCGACGCCCGCGGGCACACGGTCGAACTGCGCCAGTACCACGGCAACGTGCCGACCGGCGACTACGACGTCACCACCTACACCTACGGCCCCAACGACAAGCTCCTGACCACGACCGACCCCGCCGGCAACACCTGGCGCCGGTCGTACGACCTGCGGGGCAACCAGACCCGGGACGACGACGTGGACAAGGGCACGTCGACCATGACCTACGACGCCGCCAACGAGCTGCTGTCCAGCACGGATGCCCGTGGCACCAGCCTGTTCTACGACTACGACAAGCTCGGCCGGAAGCTGACCGAGCGCACCGGCTCGGCCACCGGGACCATCCAGGCGCAGTGGACCTACGACACCGCGCCGTTCGGCAAGGGCCAGCCGGCGACCAGCACCCGCTACGTCAACGGCAAGGCCTACACCTCGACCGTGCTGGGTTACAACGCGCTGGACAAGGCGATCAGCACGCAGATCACCATTCCGGACTCGGAAGGCGCGCTGGCCGGCACGTACACCACCAGCCGCAAGTACAATGTGGACGGAACGCTGTCCGGCTACGGCTACGCCGCGGCCGGTGACCTGCCGGCCGAGTCGCTCACCCTGGGCTACGACGATCTCGCCCAGCTGACGACGCTGTCCGGCGGCCTCGACGGCGCTACGGCCGACTACGTCACCGACACGCAGTACACGCGCTACGGCGAGGTCGCGCGCACGCAGCTGGGCGACACCGGCAAGCGCGTGTGGCTGTCCAACTACTACGACGATCACACCCGCCGGCTGACCCGGGCCATCGTCGACGCCGAGGTCCCGTCGCCGATGCAGTCGGACGTGCACTACAGCTACGACAAGTCCGGCAACATCACCTCCATCGCCGACACGCCGCAGGGCAAGCCGGCCGACGTGCAGTGCTTCACGCTGGACTACCAGCAGCGGATCACCGAGGCGTGGACCCCGGCCGGGGACTGCTCGGCGGCTCCCACGGCGGCCGGGCTGACCGGCCCGGCGCCGTACTGGCAGTCCTTCACCTACGACAAGATCGGCAACCGGCTCACCGAGACGCAGCACGCGGCCGCCGGCGACACCGTCAGCACCGGCGCCTTCCCGGCCGCCGGGCACAGCCTGACCTCGGTGTCCACCACCGGCCCGGGCGGCCCGAAGACCAGCAAGTTCGTCTACGACGCCACCGGCAACACGATCACCCGGGAGCTGCCGGGCACGACGCAGCAGCTGGTGTGGGACGGCGAGGGCCGACTGGCCAAGGTCACGCAGGGCAGCGACGTCACCGAGTTCGTGTACGACGCCGACGGCTCCCGGCTGATCCGCCGCGACGCCACCGGCAGCACGCTGTTCCTCGACGGCCAGGAGCTCCAGCTGACCACGGCCGGCGCCGTCACGACCACGCGGTACTACCAGTGCGGCGGCTCGACCGTGGCCGTGCGGGACCACACCGGCCTGACCTGGCTGGCCTCCGACCACCAGGGCACCGCGCAGATCTCCATCGACAGCAACACGCTCAAGGTGACCCAGCGACGGCAGACGCCGTTCGGCGAACCCCGCGGCGGGGCGGTGGACTTCCCCGGTGACAAGGGATTCGTCGGCGGCACCATCGACAAGTCGGTGGGGCTGACCGAGCTCGGCGCCCGCGAGTACGACCCCACGCTGGGCCGGTTCCTGTCGGTCGACCCGCAGATGGACCTGACCGACCCGCAGCAGCTGCAGGGCTACACCTACGCCGACAACAACCCGATCAGCAAGATGGATCCGTCCGGCAAGAACTGGCTGTCCAGCGCGTGGAACAGCGTCACATCGGCGGTGGGCACCGCTGCCAAGGCAGTGGGCAGCGCCGTGGCCTCCGGCGCGAGCTACGTGTACAACCAGGTCAAGAACAACAAGGGCCTGGCCGCGATCGGCCTCGGCATGCTCGCCATCTGCATTCCGGCGACCTGGCCGGCGGCGATCGCGATGGGACTGGCGGTGGCCAGCACCGGCCTGACCGTGTGGGACATGAAGGACCTCACGGAGCAGAAGCGGGCCCGGGAGAAGGCCGGGTTGTCGACGACCAAACAGGACCTGCTGTTCGGCGTCGACGCCGTCGGCCTGGCGCTGGGCGGCGCGTCCGCCGCGCACGGCAGCCTCGGCAACAACATCCACGACGACGCGGCGGCCATCTACCCCCGCGACATGGGGGCCGGGCGAAAACTGGCGGGTGTGGCCGAGGACCACGCCGCGCTGAGCGGGGCCACCAACCTCGCCGGCATGGGGACCGTCGCCGAGGGTATGGTGGCCGACAGCTGCATCGATCCCGGCCCGACCGCGGCGCTGCCGTGCGCGCAGAAGGTGCCGGATCCGCTGGACAACAACTGGTGCAGCTCCAGCGGCATGTGTGTCTGCGTCGACACGGAGACGGCCGAGCGGATCAGGGGTCAGCGGGTGGCCGGTCCGCCGGTGCGGAGGCCGTCGTACAACCTCGGCCCGCAGCGAGGACCGAGTCGTTCCACCTATGGCAGCGCGGAGGCGAACAGAACCGGGATCTACCAGACCACTGACGGGTTCTTCCACCGCACGGACGGTCACGGCTTGGCCTTCTTCTAG